In Ischnura elegans chromosome 9, ioIscEleg1.1, whole genome shotgun sequence, the following proteins share a genomic window:
- the LOC124165560 gene encoding mitochondrial thiamine pyrophosphate carrier-like, translating into MIGYDPSSERKLKNSHHAIAGAVSGFFTRGICQPFDVLKIRFQLQWEPLSKQSSTPGLYTGVIQATKRIYRDEGVKALWKGHVPAQYLSVVYGSAQFYSFQLLTLLWHHWVSPMSRGTWANEHSPVTHFSCGCMSGAIATVVSFPIDIVRTRLVAQGEPKLYRGMTHAITTMYTTEGVGSFFRGLTPAVIQTAPLIGAQFGFYNFFIELWGRCQFGLSKEGEKPMWFPVVGTLGSGALAGLASKTLVYPLDLIKKRLQMKGFEESRKSFGKVVVYRGLWHCLTSTVREEGFWGLYKGFSPSMLKAACTSAFHFAFYEFALYLLVISSS; encoded by the exons ATGATTGGTTATGATCCTTCATcagaaagaaaattgaaaaatagtcaTCATGCAATTGCTGGAGCTGTCAGTGGATTTTTTACCAGGGGAATTTGCCAACCGTTTGATGTACTGAAAATCCGGTTTCAG TTGCAATGGGAGCCATTGTCGAAACAGTCATCAACCCCGGGTTTGTACACGGGTGTTATCCAAGCCACAAAGCGAATATACCGGGACGAGGGAGTGAAAGCTCTTTGGAAAGGTCATGTACCAGCACAATACCTCTCTGTGGTGTATGGATCAGCCCAG TTTTATTCATTTCAACTGCTCACTCTATTATGGCACCATTGGGTTTCACCCATGTCTCGTGGTACTTGGGCAAATGAGCACAGTCCCGTGACACATTTTTCATGTGGTTGTATGTCCGGAGCTATTGCCACTGTTGTATCATTCCCAATAGATATTGTTCGGACACGTCTCGTTGCTCAAGGTGAACCAAAG TTGTATAGGGGTATGACTCATGCAATTACCACCATGTATACCACTGAGGGAGTTGGTTCATTTTTTCGTGGACTGACTCCTGCTGTTATACAGACAGCTCCATTGATTGGTGCTCAATTTGGCTTCTATAACTTTTTCATTGAACTTTGGGGACGCTGTCAATTTG GGCTGTCAAAAGAAGGGGAGAAGCCAATGTGGTTTCCTGTTGTAGGTACCCTCGGCTCTGGTGCACTTGCTGGATTAGCTTCAAAGACTCTAGTTTATCCATTAGATTTAATCAAGAAACGCCTGCAGATGAAAGGATTCGAGGAATCACGGAAATCATTTGGAAAG GTTGTTGTTTATAGGGGATTGTGGCATTGTCTCACCAGTACAGTTCGTGAAGAGGGATTTTGGGGCCTTTATAAAGGGTTTAGTCCTAGCATGCTGAAAGCTGCTTGTACTTCTGCCTTCcattttgcattttatgaatTTGCTTTGTATTTGCTAGTCATCTCCTCCAGTTAG